A portion of the bacterium genome contains these proteins:
- a CDS encoding 5'-nucleotidase C-terminal domain-containing protein, which translates to MRCKRFSTVIFSVFIALICCTNYSPADNAHYLTIIHTNDVHGRLKPIDYGIRHDVGGFVARANLIQQFKSQNKNVLVLDAGDIAQGTLFFKFFNGVPDVKFMSEAGYDAAELGNHEFDKGLVVVKNMIESANFPFLCSNIRFLDNPALQKEIKPYIIKDYNGFKVAIIGVIAQDLNTLVGNYTDFKTIDPIESTKNIVKEINSKVDFIVVLSHTGFEEDIKIAKAVPEINVIVGGHSHTFLKQPKQIFHGKTETLIVQDGEFGVNIGQLDLKFENKNIEKYNYKSLPVNGKDENKVFSEKIANLSQEIDSVANQKIGQINTPLDAERNKIKSRLTNAGTLIVKSMKAKCLDSDIVLLNAGAIRANKSIEAGFITKSDIFQLYPFDDTVVTAEVKGSAIKSILETSSKELPKASDSFLQSSGLEYSINTANCPQILSNNGLYILKEGERVSDIKINGKPLIADKYYKVTMNDYIFSGGNGYSQFKNSKNIRKTDILVQDAIVDYIKKNSPISVEVEDKINLY; encoded by the coding sequence TGCTTTAATTTGTTGTACAAATTACTCTCCGGCTGATAATGCGCATTATCTTACAATTATTCATACAAATGACGTTCATGGTCGTTTAAAGCCTATTGATTATGGGATAAGACATGATGTCGGCGGATTTGTCGCACGTGCAAATCTGATTCAACAATTTAAATCTCAAAACAAAAATGTTTTAGTACTTGATGCAGGTGATATAGCACAGGGGACTTTGTTTTTTAAATTTTTTAACGGTGTTCCTGATGTAAAATTTATGTCGGAAGCGGGATATGATGCAGCAGAGCTGGGAAATCATGAATTTGATAAAGGACTTGTGGTCGTAAAAAACATGATTGAATCGGCAAATTTTCCGTTTTTATGTTCAAACATAAGATTTTTAGACAATCCTGCACTTCAAAAAGAAATTAAACCATATATTATAAAGGATTATAACGGATTTAAAGTGGCAATTATAGGGGTTATAGCTCAAGATTTAAATACACTGGTCGGCAATTATACTGATTTTAAAACAATAGATCCGATTGAAAGCACAAAAAATATAGTTAAAGAAATAAATTCAAAAGTCGACTTTATTGTAGTTCTTTCTCATACAGGCTTTGAAGAAGATATAAAAATTGCAAAAGCTGTTCCTGAAATAAATGTTATAGTCGGAGGACACAGTCATACATTTTTGAAGCAGCCTAAACAAATTTTTCACGGCAAAACGGAAACTTTAATAGTTCAAGATGGAGAATTTGGAGTAAATATAGGACAGCTTGATTTAAAATTTGAAAATAAAAATATAGAAAAATATAATTATAAAAGCCTTCCTGTTAACGGAAAAGATGAAAACAAAGTTTTTTCAGAAAAAATAGCAAACCTTTCACAGGAAATTGATTCTGTTGCAAATCAAAAAATCGGACAAATAAATACACCTCTTGATGCCGAAAGAAATAAAATTAAAAGTCGGCTGACAAATGCAGGTACACTTATTGTTAAGTCAATGAAAGCAAAATGTCTTGATTCTGACATTGTTTTGCTGAATGCCGGCGCAATAAGAGCAAATAAATCTATAGAAGCAGGTTTTATAACAAAATCTGATATTTTTCAATTATATCCCTTTGATGATACTGTTGTAACCGCAGAAGTAAAAGGCAGTGCGATTAAGTCTATCCTCGAGACAAGCTCAAAAGAGTTGCCAAAAGCTTCAGACTCATTTTTACAGTCCTCAGGGCTTGAATACAGTATAAATACGGCAAATTGTCCCCAAATCCTTTCAAATAATGGATTATATATTTTGAAAGAAGGGGAAAGGGTTTCGGACATAAAAATCAACGGAAAACCTTTAATAGCGGATAAATATTACAAAGTTACAATGAATGACTATATTTTTAGCGGCGGAAACGGTTATTCGCAGTTTAAAAATTCAAAAAACATAAGAAAAACAGATATATTAGTTCAAGATGCCATTGTTGATTATATAAAAAAAAATTCTCCTATTTCGGTTGAAGTGGAAGATAAGATTAATTTATACTAA
- a CDS encoding transglycosylase SLT domain-containing protein yields the protein MKNISKSTILFFLIGLGLLVLTFIKNPGFFDFQNIEKARSLYRTAREYQKNGEYKNAFYTYTKISSGYPAYDAVLFYQAKCAVELQDEKTAILKFKKLLSNYSDSPLAPQTSYNLGQAYIRTKSYSEAESQFAETIKKYHGTDFAIGSFYYLGQATKEKNKKAAAQYWLKYIELAPSGRFAMDCYEELKHLPCKYSSIQLKEIAIALYNDENYTKSIFYLKKVPLKYSWYYLAKNYEELGDKNKALYFYKEGLKKSSSDCEKRENFEQAMQFYVSSDSEGLDKRWDDVLGFSNTARDFALFHKAQITPKNKSLKYYWEIINKYPKSNFASEALWNIFWDSYLNKRDNYELAIKLGNNHISKYENTKASPAIYFWLGKIYEKRNEKSKAFYYYQTVLSKYPDSYYAFRADGRLKALKTGVDHGWRTNLYNRIPEDRTEIKLPYSGGEITGLYGKQALELINVGDYETVLSFLKDDAFLESWIDLQNGIISRSIVIARNKMDKLSEKPNWNDARWKLLYPVYYPENINKNSGLNALDPVIVLSLMKEESYFNTFALSYSNARGLMQILPSTAKDIARWKNLGSYSGVQLFDPDINIKLGTAYLSHVKSSLHNNMLFAVAAYNGGPHAVEKWLNANPNRDTDEFIENIPYEQTNTYVKKVYKSYWNYKQIYNLR from the coding sequence ATGAAAAATATATCGAAATCAACAATCCTGTTTTTTCTTATAGGACTTGGATTGTTGGTTCTTACATTTATAAAAAACCCCGGTTTTTTTGATTTTCAAAATATTGAAAAAGCAAGAAGCCTTTATAGAACAGCTAGAGAATACCAGAAAAACGGCGAATACAAGAACGCATTTTATACTTACACCAAAATATCTTCCGGTTACCCTGCTTATGACGCTGTATTGTTTTATCAGGCAAAATGCGCTGTTGAACTCCAGGATGAAAAAACAGCGATTTTAAAATTTAAAAAGCTATTATCAAACTATTCTGACAGCCCACTCGCTCCTCAAACAAGTTATAATTTGGGTCAGGCATACATAAGAACCAAAAGTTATTCGGAAGCAGAAAGCCAATTTGCTGAAACAATAAAAAAATATCACGGAACAGACTTTGCTATAGGCAGTTTTTATTATCTCGGACAGGCAACAAAAGAGAAAAACAAAAAAGCAGCAGCGCAATACTGGCTAAAATATATAGAATTAGCACCTTCTGGACGTTTTGCCATGGATTGTTACGAAGAATTGAAGCATTTACCCTGCAAATATTCCTCTATACAACTAAAAGAAATTGCCATAGCTCTTTATAATGATGAAAATTATACAAAATCAATTTTTTATCTTAAGAAGGTTCCTCTAAAATACAGCTGGTACTATCTTGCAAAAAATTATGAAGAACTTGGCGACAAAAACAAGGCACTTTATTTTTATAAAGAAGGTTTAAAAAAATCTTCTTCGGATTGCGAAAAAAGAGAAAATTTTGAACAAGCAATGCAATTTTATGTTTCATCTGATTCTGAAGGCTTAGATAAACGATGGGATGATGTTTTAGGATTTTCAAACACAGCAAGAGACTTTGCGTTGTTTCACAAAGCGCAGATAACACCTAAAAACAAGTCTCTTAAATATTATTGGGAAATAATTAACAAATATCCTAAAAGCAACTTTGCTTCTGAAGCATTATGGAACATTTTTTGGGATTCTTACCTTAATAAAAGAGATAATTATGAATTAGCAATAAAATTAGGTAATAACCATATTTCAAAATACGAAAATACCAAAGCTTCTCCTGCAATTTATTTTTGGTTGGGGAAAATATATGAAAAAAGAAACGAAAAATCTAAAGCATTTTATTATTATCAAACAGTGCTTTCTAAATATCCCGACAGTTACTATGCTTTCAGGGCTGATGGAAGACTAAAAGCTCTAAAAACAGGGGTTGATCACGGATGGAGAACAAATTTATATAACAGGATTCCGGAAGACCGGACTGAAATCAAATTACCTTATTCCGGCGGAGAAATAACAGGATTATATGGCAAACAGGCACTGGAATTAATAAATGTCGGTGATTATGAAACAGTTTTATCCTTTTTAAAAGATGATGCGTTTCTGGAAAGCTGGATAGACCTTCAGAACGGAATAATATCAAGGTCGATAGTTATCGCAAGAAACAAAATGGATAAGCTCTCCGAAAAACCAAATTGGAATGACGCCAGATGGAAACTTCTTTATCCCGTTTATTATCCTGAAAATATAAATAAAAATTCGGGATTAAATGCTCTTGACCCTGTAATAGTCCTTTCTTTAATGAAAGAAGAAAGTTATTTCAATACTTTTGCCCTTAGTTATTCCAACGCAAGAGGTCTTATGCAAATTTTACCCTCAACGGCAAAAGATATAGCAAGATGGAAAAATCTGGGAAGCTACAGCGGTGTGCAATTATTTGATCCTGATATAAACATAAAGCTTGGTACAGCTTATTTAAGCCATGTAAAAAGTTCTTTGCACAATAATATGCTTTTTGCTGTTGCTGCTTATAACGGAGGCCCTCATGCAGTAGAAAAATGGCTTAATGCTAACCCGAACAGAGATACTGATGAATTCATAGAGAATATTCCTTATGAACAGACAAATACTTATGTAAAAAAAGTTTATAAAAGCTACTGGAATTACAAACAGATTTATAATTTAAGATAA
- the aroB gene encoding 3-dehydroquinate synthase: protein MASDKMQTVKVKIPVQQEYFYPIIIGENLLNKIGELVKRYSQAKKLLIVTNKTVYPIYGERVKASLTEEGFEIGFVILEDGEKYKNSQSLELIWRKAIEFKLERKDAIIALGGGVVGDITGFAASTYLRGIDFIQIPTTLLSQVDSSVGGKVAVNHTLGKNLIGSFYQPKFVLTDISTLKTLPESELKVGLAEVIKYGLIEKSCKLKAEGEQPRSGLSPLDTNFLEYLTQNKQAIFALNIDIIQELVKYCCELKAAVVNKDEKESGLRAILNFGHTIGHSIEKCSNYENINHGNAIAIGMKGALFIAKARKLIDENYYKSCIQIFDLYEMNYKIPEFIEQEALYEAMLGDKKVLSGKIRFVLSIEESKVDIFNDTDKETIFEAIKTLY from the coding sequence ATGGCTTCAGATAAAATGCAAACAGTAAAAGTTAAAATCCCTGTCCAACAGGAATATTTTTATCCGATTATTATCGGAGAAAATCTTCTGAATAAAATCGGGGAGCTTGTCAAAAGATATTCGCAAGCCAAAAAGCTTCTTATAGTGACCAATAAAACAGTTTATCCTATTTATGGCGAAAGAGTAAAAGCTTCTTTGACAGAAGAAGGGTTTGAAATTGGTTTCGTTATTCTCGAAGACGGTGAAAAATACAAGAATAGTCAATCACTTGAACTTATCTGGCGAAAAGCTATTGAATTTAAACTTGAAAGAAAAGATGCCATAATAGCTCTAGGCGGCGGTGTTGTAGGAGATATTACAGGATTTGCGGCCTCTACTTACTTAAGGGGAATTGATTTTATTCAAATTCCTACCACTTTGCTCTCTCAAGTTGATTCTTCAGTCGGAGGCAAAGTCGCAGTCAATCACACGCTTGGAAAAAATCTTATAGGCAGTTTTTATCAGCCTAAATTTGTTTTAACCGATATTTCAACTTTAAAAACTTTACCTGAAAGCGAGCTTAAAGTAGGACTCGCTGAAGTAATTAAATACGGGTTGATTGAAAAATCATGCAAATTGAAAGCAGAGGGCGAGCAGCCAAGAAGCGGTTTAAGCCCCCTTGATACAAATTTTCTTGAATATTTAACACAAAACAAACAAGCAATATTTGCTCTTAATATTGATATTATCCAAGAACTTGTAAAATATTGCTGTGAACTAAAAGCTGCTGTCGTAAACAAAGATGAAAAAGAATCAGGATTAAGAGCAATTCTTAATTTTGGACATACCATCGGGCATTCCATCGAAAAATGTTCGAATTATGAAAATATAAACCACGGTAATGCAATCGCAATAGGAATGAAAGGGGCTTTGTTCATAGCAAAAGCAAGAAAACTTATTGACGAAAATTATTACAAATCCTGCATTCAAATCTTTGATTTATACGAAATGAATTATAAAATTCCCGAATTTATAGAACAAGAAGCGCTTTATGAAGCCATGCTGGGTGACAAAAAAGTTTTGTCGGGAAAAATCAGATTTGTTCTATCAATAGAAGAATCAAAAGTTGATATTTTCAATGATACAGATAAAGAAACGATTTTTGAGGCAATAAAAACACTTTATTAA
- a CDS encoding alpha/beta fold hydrolase produces the protein MLKKNSIIRSIILFLSGTILFWGVGSINLSLIEKNIVYKPSNQLFKLIPQLASKAEERSFLSKDGIKISYIRIKGNEKLPTILFCHGNSGNMTRDDNQNKIEFLVKQGYEVFTFDYRGFGKSSGEVDEKGLYKDLDAFISYLNTQYKIPSNKIVLWGHSLGSAIVIDEASKKKFEGVITEGAFTSVEDMKNYRIAHKRNGNPVHLFIRDFLFNSMPITQQFRSKEKITKIKSPMLIIHAQNDEMIPVEMGKKLAELKPDAQTYFSKIGHHCDYGWQNKPILEFLEKLH, from the coding sequence TTGTTAAAGAAAAATTCAATAATTAGATCCATAATATTATTTTTGTCGGGAACAATTCTTTTTTGGGGCGTTGGCTCAATTAACCTGAGCCTGATTGAAAAAAACATAGTTTATAAACCATCAAATCAATTATTTAAATTAATACCTCAACTTGCCTCAAAAGCAGAAGAAAGAAGTTTTCTTTCAAAAGACGGGATAAAAATATCTTATATAAGAATAAAAGGAAATGAAAAACTTCCGACAATTCTATTTTGCCACGGTAACAGCGGAAATATGACACGGGATGACAATCAAAATAAAATTGAATTTCTTGTAAAACAAGGTTATGAAGTTTTTACGTTTGATTACAGAGGGTTTGGAAAAAGCAGCGGAGAAGTCGATGAAAAAGGTCTTTACAAAGACTTAGACGCGTTTATTTCTTATTTAAACACTCAATATAAAATACCCTCCAATAAAATTGTTTTATGGGGGCATTCTCTGGGTTCTGCCATAGTAATTGACGAAGCCTCAAAAAAGAAATTTGAAGGTGTGATTACCGAAGGAGCCTTTACCAGCGTTGAAGATATGAAAAATTACAGGATTGCACATAAAAGAAACGGAAATCCTGTTCATCTTTTTATAAGAGATTTTCTTTTCAATAGTATGCCTATTACTCAGCAATTCAGGTCTAAAGAAAAGATAACAAAGATAAAATCCCCTATGCTTATTATTCATGCACAAAATGATGAAATGATTCCTGTTGAAATGGGGAAAAAACTGGCTGAACTTAAGCCCGATGCGCAGACTTATTTTTCAAAAATCGGACATCACTGCGATTATGGCTGGCAAAACAAGCCTATTCTTGAATTTTTAGAAAAATTGCATTAA